From Oligoflexia bacterium, the proteins below share one genomic window:
- a CDS encoding cation-transporting P-type ATPase has protein sequence MNRPETQSKLQNLKHVSFVSLQNIKRHEGGLTSSEVLAQRARFGANDIVKISGNKWLELAAETVKDPMIWFLVGVGTVFIMVNNLSDAITLFVAIIPLVFMDAFLHWRTQASTSDLRKQLSSKVEVIRESKKVEIDSLDLVPGDIVVVHEGLFLPADGIFEHTQNIQVDESALTGEAFPIPKTPAFFDPFSLSSMKVQKISSEHLAYAGTKVLTGQGVFRVLWTGKQTSYGEIVQSISYMPSDRTPFQKSISKLVQILTYAAVIFCILLATIRIYQGYSWLDALLSAATLAVAAIPEEFPVVFTFFLSVGVYRLAKHNVLVRRAVSVENIGRVTQVCTDKTGTITLGNLSLTHIDPKINLSENDLVTMASFASSSDFDPIDIAIRRANKKEKSTGEEKVKTVPFTEDRKRETVFVKGANGQYIVYSKGSPEVLLSISKMSEIERKEWEQKITHWAKSGHKVLGCAQKQIASIDENDEPESNFEFCGLLAFEDPPRPGVAEAMNYCRKSGIHILMITGDHPDTAIAIAKDSKLVIGEPRIISAWEEPEKFEEDWIYSNARFLRELDIVARCTPMQKMRIVKALKGLGELVAVTGDGINDVPALKSADIGIAMGARGTKSAREVSSIILTDDNFSTIINAIREGRQLYLNLKTSFTYLLLIHIPLVLTAALIPLGGYPLLYLPIHIVWLELIIHPTALFAFQFKTDSNREKHVHQNTFFSVNEVLWISFFGLVVTIILGLSFFFGLNEGLGLDHARAKAMAILTMWSVGITIFFTGFRSRVANILSLGIVVISMLIIQSSKFFPSLHLLPLNWVDWLEILSFVGGVLLMFKVKKIRSIF, from the coding sequence ATGAATAGACCGGAAACTCAAAGTAAGTTACAGAATCTAAAGCATGTCTCTTTTGTATCACTGCAAAATATAAAGCGACATGAAGGTGGTTTAACCTCTTCTGAAGTTCTAGCGCAAAGAGCTCGTTTTGGTGCAAATGATATTGTCAAAATTTCCGGTAACAAATGGCTAGAGTTGGCCGCAGAAACCGTAAAAGACCCGATGATTTGGTTTCTTGTGGGGGTTGGTACGGTGTTTATAATGGTAAACAATTTATCCGATGCGATCACCTTATTTGTAGCCATTATTCCGTTGGTGTTTATGGATGCGTTTCTACATTGGAGAACTCAGGCTTCGACTTCGGACTTAAGGAAGCAACTGAGCTCTAAAGTTGAAGTCATTCGAGAATCGAAGAAAGTAGAGATTGATTCACTTGATCTAGTTCCTGGGGATATTGTCGTTGTGCATGAAGGTTTATTTTTACCTGCAGATGGTATCTTTGAACATACTCAGAATATTCAGGTAGACGAATCCGCTCTGACTGGAGAAGCTTTTCCCATTCCAAAAACCCCGGCTTTTTTTGACCCTTTTTCTCTATCGTCTATGAAAGTTCAAAAGATTTCATCAGAACATTTGGCGTATGCAGGTACAAAAGTACTCACAGGGCAGGGTGTGTTTCGAGTGTTGTGGACCGGCAAGCAAACATCCTATGGTGAGATTGTTCAGTCAATTTCATATATGCCATCAGATCGAACTCCTTTTCAAAAGTCAATTTCCAAGCTCGTACAAATTCTTACATATGCGGCAGTTATTTTTTGTATTTTGCTGGCAACGATCCGCATTTATCAAGGGTATAGCTGGCTTGATGCGTTGTTAAGTGCAGCTACGCTCGCTGTAGCTGCAATTCCAGAAGAGTTCCCCGTCGTGTTCACTTTTTTTTTGAGTGTAGGAGTTTACCGGCTTGCCAAGCACAATGTATTGGTGAGACGGGCAGTGAGTGTTGAAAATATTGGTCGGGTTACGCAAGTATGTACCGATAAGACAGGTACAATTACTTTAGGAAATTTAAGCCTGACGCATATTGATCCAAAAATTAATTTGTCAGAAAATGATTTAGTTACAATGGCATCTTTTGCATCATCTTCTGACTTTGACCCAATTGATATTGCAATTCGCCGAGCTAACAAAAAAGAAAAAAGTACTGGTGAAGAAAAGGTGAAAACCGTTCCTTTTACTGAGGACAGAAAACGTGAAACCGTTTTTGTCAAAGGGGCAAATGGTCAATATATAGTTTATAGCAAGGGTTCTCCAGAAGTTCTACTAAGTATCTCAAAAATGTCGGAAATAGAGCGAAAAGAGTGGGAGCAAAAAATAACTCATTGGGCAAAGAGTGGACATAAGGTTCTGGGATGTGCTCAAAAGCAGATTGCGTCCATTGACGAAAATGATGAGCCAGAATCTAATTTTGAGTTTTGTGGACTCTTAGCTTTTGAGGATCCACCCAGACCTGGAGTAGCTGAAGCGATGAATTATTGTCGGAAAAGTGGAATCCATATTTTAATGATTACGGGAGATCATCCAGATACGGCAATAGCTATCGCAAAGGACTCAAAACTGGTGATTGGCGAACCTCGTATTATTTCTGCATGGGAAGAGCCAGAAAAATTTGAAGAAGATTGGATTTATAGCAATGCTCGTTTTCTTAGAGAACTAGATATAGTTGCTCGTTGCACACCGATGCAAAAAATGAGAATTGTAAAAGCGTTAAAGGGACTTGGGGAGTTGGTGGCTGTAACGGGAGATGGAATTAACGATGTGCCTGCACTCAAATCTGCCGATATTGGAATTGCGATGGGAGCAAGGGGTACAAAAAGTGCCAGAGAGGTTTCGTCGATTATATTAACGGATGACAATTTTAGTACCATCATTAATGCAATTCGAGAGGGGAGACAACTCTATCTAAATTTGAAAACAAGTTTTACTTACCTGCTTTTAATCCATATCCCACTCGTTTTAACAGCAGCATTGATTCCGTTGGGGGGGTATCCCCTTTTGTACCTTCCTATTCATATTGTATGGCTAGAATTGATTATTCATCCAACTGCACTTTTTGCATTTCAATTTAAAACAGATAGCAATCGAGAAAAACACGTTCATCAAAACACTTTTTTTTCTGTCAACGAGGTGTTGTGGATCTCCTTTTTTGGTCTAGTTGTTACTATTATTTTAGGGTTAAGTTTTTTCTTTGGCTTGAACGAAGGTTTGGGTTTGGATCATGCTCGAGCTAAAGCAATGGCTATACTGACTATGTGGAGCGTAGGGATAACCATATTTTTTACCGGTTTTCGCTCAAGAGTTGCGAATATTTTGTCTTTGGGAATAGTTGTGATTTCGATGTTAATCATTCAAAGTTCTAAGTTTTTTCCATCACTTCACTTGCTTCCTTTGAACTGGGTAGATTGGTTAGAAATCCTAAGTTTTGTTGGGGGGGTATTGCTTATGTTTAAGGTCAAAAAAATTAGATCAATATTTTGA
- the kdpB gene encoding potassium-transporting ATPase subunit KdpB: MNLHVKSQSIYQESIVEALKKLLPHKMIRNPVMFVTYVGAIIVTVFTLLSTFSGFSVQISLWLWFTVLFANFAEALAESRGKAQAASLRRSRKEVMARRLVNDKEEKVQATQLQNGDLVLCEAGDVIPSDGEVVEGVASIDESAITGESAPVIRESGGDRSAVTGGTRVLSDRIVMRVTATAGNTFLDRMIQLIETASRQKTPNEVALSMLLSGITMVFILAVVTLKLMTDYSAQASHQDISNIITVPNLVSLLVCLIPTTIGGLLSAIGIAGMDRLIRKNVIAKSGRAVEAAGDINVLLMDKTGTITLGNRMATQFIPADQVEEKELAEAAQLASLSDETPEGRSIVVLAKKCFSLRAQNIRMLETHFVPFSAQTRMSGVDLVDKNSKETRKIRKGAVDAMVSYLQAEGAQVPETLVKQAEQVSKKGGTPLVVCDGKKTLGIVYLKDIVKGGIRERFAELRKMGIMTVMITGDNPLTAASIAAEAGVDDFIAEATPEIKLQRIRDDQAKGHLVAMTGDGTNDAPALAQADVGVAMNTGTQAAREAGNMVDLDSNPTKLIEVVKTGKQLLMTRGALTTFSISNDVAKYFAILPAMLGSLYAAQPGYSGPLSSLNVMGLHSPQSAILSAVIFNAIVIVLLIPLALKGIRYRPESSSKVLRRNMMLYGVGGFVVPFVGIKALDSLLTLLGLVG, encoded by the coding sequence ATGAACTTACACGTTAAAAGTCAAAGTATTTATCAAGAATCCATTGTAGAAGCTTTGAAAAAACTGCTTCCACATAAAATGATTCGGAACCCTGTGATGTTTGTGACCTATGTAGGTGCAATTATAGTAACAGTGTTTACCTTGCTTTCCACTTTTTCAGGATTTTCAGTTCAAATTTCACTTTGGCTTTGGTTTACGGTGTTATTTGCAAATTTTGCAGAAGCACTTGCTGAAAGTCGGGGAAAGGCACAAGCGGCATCGCTTCGACGTAGTCGAAAGGAAGTGATGGCACGACGGCTTGTCAATGACAAGGAAGAAAAAGTTCAAGCAACCCAACTTCAAAACGGAGACTTGGTTTTATGTGAAGCTGGAGATGTCATTCCTTCAGATGGGGAAGTTGTTGAAGGGGTTGCCAGTATTGACGAATCGGCTATCACTGGTGAATCTGCCCCAGTGATTCGCGAAAGTGGAGGGGATCGAAGTGCAGTCACAGGTGGAACAAGAGTTTTAAGTGATCGCATTGTTATGCGTGTTACAGCTACTGCCGGCAACACCTTTTTGGATCGAATGATTCAATTGATTGAGACAGCATCACGTCAAAAAACACCAAATGAAGTTGCGCTCAGCATGCTTTTATCGGGAATTACGATGGTTTTTATTCTTGCGGTCGTTACTCTAAAATTGATGACCGATTATAGTGCCCAAGCCTCTCATCAAGACATTTCCAATATCATCACTGTTCCAAATTTGGTGTCTCTTTTGGTGTGTCTCATCCCCACAACAATTGGAGGTCTTTTAAGTGCCATTGGTATTGCAGGGATGGATCGTTTGATTCGGAAAAACGTTATAGCCAAAAGTGGTCGTGCGGTTGAAGCTGCCGGTGATATTAATGTGCTTCTGATGGATAAAACCGGCACGATTACCTTGGGTAATCGTATGGCGACCCAATTTATCCCTGCGGATCAAGTAGAAGAAAAGGAACTGGCCGAGGCGGCTCAATTGGCTTCCCTATCGGATGAAACGCCTGAAGGGCGGTCCATTGTTGTTTTGGCAAAAAAATGTTTTTCTCTACGTGCTCAAAATATTAGGATGCTTGAAACCCACTTTGTTCCTTTTTCTGCACAAACGCGGATGAGTGGCGTGGACTTAGTTGATAAAAACTCTAAGGAAACACGCAAAATTCGCAAAGGTGCAGTTGATGCTATGGTGTCTTATCTTCAAGCAGAAGGTGCCCAGGTTCCTGAAACCTTGGTCAAGCAAGCTGAACAAGTCAGCAAAAAAGGGGGGACACCGCTTGTTGTATGTGATGGCAAGAAAACACTAGGGATCGTTTATTTAAAGGATATCGTTAAAGGCGGTATACGTGAACGTTTTGCCGAGCTTCGCAAAATGGGAATTATGACGGTGATGATTACGGGAGACAATCCTCTAACGGCTGCATCGATTGCAGCTGAAGCTGGTGTCGATGATTTTATTGCAGAAGCCACGCCGGAAATAAAACTTCAGCGAATTCGCGATGATCAAGCCAAAGGTCATCTAGTTGCTATGACGGGAGATGGCACCAATGATGCTCCTGCGTTAGCACAGGCGGATGTTGGGGTTGCGATGAACACTGGGACACAGGCGGCTCGTGAAGCTGGAAATATGGTGGATCTTGATAGCAATCCAACGAAATTGATTGAAGTGGTCAAAACCGGAAAGCAATTGTTGATGACACGTGGTGCGTTGACAACATTTAGTATCTCCAATGACGTTGCGAAATATTTTGCCATTCTTCCAGCCATGTTAGGCAGCTTGTATGCAGCTCAACCTGGTTATTCAGGACCTCTTTCTTCTTTAAACGTAATGGGTCTTCATTCTCCACAGAGCGCGATCTTGAGTGCAGTCATCTTTAATGCGATTGTGATCGTTTTACTGATTCCACTTGCTCTCAAGGGAATTAGATATCGTCCTGAAAGCTCCTCGAAGGTTCTTCGTCGAAATATGATGCTTTATGGTGTGGGAGGGTTTGTTGTTCCGTTTGTCGGGATCAAAGCTTTAGACTCCCTACTCACATTGTTGGGATTGGTGGGGTAA
- a CDS encoding YoaK family protein encodes MIFGNETISTYSRSNMMIWFIMALQAGLLNVGGFLAANTFISHVTGFATAASVQIEMGNTFRFLGLVLIPVAFLFGAMISGVLIDLRIKLKKKPKYYWVFGLMFFLSLLVTVGGFNDFFGEFGHTPESINGYSLVVLLCFICGIQNGAVSLVSKSVVRTTHLTGITTDLGIGLVRIINRKRISDINDEGKANLMRSGIILFFVIGSLAGVPVFQQFEFRGFLLPCLISGFLFFIMFVFQVVIPFFKSSKILILK; translated from the coding sequence ATGATTTTTGGAAATGAAACTATCTCTACATATAGCCGGAGCAATATGATGATATGGTTTATTATGGCACTTCAGGCTGGACTACTAAATGTTGGCGGCTTTTTAGCAGCAAATACTTTTATTTCACATGTCACCGGTTTTGCTACAGCAGCAAGTGTCCAGATCGAGATGGGAAATACGTTTCGATTTTTAGGTTTAGTATTAATACCGGTTGCTTTTCTCTTTGGAGCAATGATTAGTGGAGTTTTGATTGATTTAAGAATTAAATTAAAAAAAAAGCCTAAATACTACTGGGTTTTTGGTTTGATGTTTTTTTTATCATTATTGGTCACTGTTGGGGGATTTAACGACTTTTTTGGAGAATTCGGTCATACTCCTGAAAGCATCAATGGATATAGCCTGGTTGTTCTGTTGTGTTTTATTTGTGGAATTCAAAATGGGGCAGTATCTTTGGTTTCTAAATCAGTAGTACGTACGACGCATTTGACGGGTATTACAACTGATCTTGGGATAGGACTTGTAAGAATAATCAATAGGAAGCGGATAAGTGATATTAATGATGAAGGCAAAGCCAACCTCATGCGCTCAGGGATTATTTTGTTTTTTGTAATTGGCTCACTCGCTGGGGTTCCTGTTTTCCAGCAATTTGAATTTAGAGGCTTTTTATTGCCTTGCTTGATATCTGGTTTTCTGTTTTTTATTATGTTCGTTTTTCAAGTTGTAATTCCGTTTTTTAAATCTTCAAAGATATTGATTTTAAAATAA
- a CDS encoding sensor histidine kinase KdpD → MTIERPRPDDLLKAVQREERLSKTGKLRVFFGMAAGVGKTFAMLKAAHEKQKDGTDVVIGVIHTHGRPETEALLIGLPILPLKRLRYRGVEMEELDLDAILSRKPQLVLIDELAHTNVSGSRHEKRWQDITDILDAGIDVYTTLNVQHLESRKEIVESITGITIRETVPDVFLEKASQIELVDLSPETLLKRLKEGKVYFADKIAQASKHFFRLENLAALREMALRFTAEKVDYDLLNLRTTTAQFAAWRTTERLMVAVSFSPHSEPLIRATRRLAFSQEASWIAVYVDTGRSLNEEDRETLKKNIALARELGAEVITLRDPDLPKALIEIARRRNVTQIVMGRPVRHWFERFIRGASLLDRLVKESGDIDIHIIRQRIQVTRKFKFRSFIESETQAWDYVTSFWIVIAVSVVTALVKPWIGYQATGFIFLLGVLGTGLKYTHGPVIFSAFLSALVWDFFFIPPFGTLYIREPEDIFMCVLLFVSAMVTGFFMSRIRKTERMLRRREEVTASLYRIARDAASEPSHAFYLPLVSQSIGELLDGTCSFFIKNSKGQLTPFNKVSKNIQLNPKEFAVAQWTFDHNQPAGWSTSTLSGSKSLYVPMKGPQEMIGVLVFMPASTKFLLLEEENFLHAVARQLAVSIERETFEEQARRTQKLEESELLYQTILNTVSHEVKTPLTTLVGSVEALRNKKTSSTKEKQERLMDDLEEASGRLTRVVENLLNMSRLSAGQLSLRIDTQDPNDLVRSAIKREKKALSHHQLHLQLDESIPMVDIDYGLMEHAFENILQNAITYSPKGTKITVSTRSEENKVIICVSDEGPGIPEEHIDHIFDKFFRIPGSIPGGTGLGLSVVKGIVNANGGYVHIHNRLEGGISVQMVLPAHEILEQQVEVS, encoded by the coding sequence ATGACAATAGAGCGACCAAGGCCGGATGATTTATTGAAGGCAGTTCAGCGAGAAGAACGCCTTTCAAAAACGGGAAAACTCCGCGTATTTTTTGGCATGGCAGCGGGTGTTGGAAAAACATTTGCCATGCTCAAAGCCGCGCACGAAAAGCAAAAAGACGGTACGGATGTAGTCATTGGAGTTATTCATACGCATGGCCGGCCAGAAACAGAAGCTCTTTTAATTGGTTTACCCATCCTTCCACTCAAACGCCTTCGTTATAGGGGCGTTGAAATGGAAGAGTTAGATTTAGACGCTATTCTTTCTCGTAAACCTCAACTTGTGCTCATTGATGAGCTGGCCCATACCAATGTTTCTGGAAGTCGGCATGAAAAGCGTTGGCAAGACATCACCGATATATTAGATGCAGGCATAGATGTTTATACAACGCTCAATGTGCAACATTTGGAAAGTCGTAAAGAGATTGTGGAGTCGATTACTGGGATTACCATTCGAGAAACGGTTCCAGATGTCTTCTTAGAAAAAGCATCTCAAATCGAGTTGGTTGATCTTTCTCCAGAAACGCTTCTGAAGCGATTGAAAGAGGGGAAAGTTTATTTTGCCGATAAAATTGCGCAAGCGTCTAAACACTTTTTCCGGCTTGAAAATCTTGCAGCGCTTCGTGAAATGGCGCTTCGATTTACGGCTGAAAAAGTTGATTACGATCTGTTAAATCTTCGAACTACAACTGCACAGTTTGCCGCATGGAGGACAACTGAGCGCTTGATGGTGGCTGTAAGTTTTAGCCCGCATTCTGAACCCTTGATTCGAGCCACGAGGAGACTTGCTTTTAGTCAAGAAGCTTCTTGGATTGCAGTGTATGTGGATACGGGGAGAAGCTTAAATGAAGAAGACCGAGAAACATTAAAAAAGAACATTGCTCTTGCCCGAGAATTGGGTGCGGAAGTTATTACATTACGCGATCCCGATTTACCCAAAGCATTAATTGAAATTGCTCGTAGGAGAAATGTGACTCAAATTGTGATGGGGCGTCCAGTGCGACATTGGTTTGAGCGCTTTATTCGGGGGGCAAGTCTTCTTGATCGTTTGGTCAAAGAATCGGGCGATATTGATATTCATATTATTCGACAGCGTATTCAAGTGACTCGAAAATTTAAATTTCGTTCTTTTATAGAATCCGAAACCCAAGCATGGGACTATGTGACCTCATTTTGGATTGTGATAGCGGTAAGTGTTGTGACCGCTTTAGTTAAACCTTGGATTGGGTATCAAGCAACGGGATTTATCTTTTTACTTGGGGTGTTAGGTACGGGTCTTAAATATACACATGGTCCGGTCATTTTTTCAGCCTTCCTTTCAGCCCTTGTATGGGACTTCTTTTTTATTCCACCTTTTGGAACGCTTTATATTAGGGAACCAGAAGATATTTTCATGTGTGTTTTGCTTTTTGTATCAGCCATGGTGACTGGGTTTTTTATGTCTCGTATTCGCAAGACAGAACGAATGTTAAGACGAAGAGAGGAAGTTACGGCATCACTCTATCGAATTGCAAGAGATGCTGCGTCTGAACCGAGTCATGCTTTTTATCTTCCTTTGGTATCACAGTCGATAGGTGAACTTCTTGATGGAACTTGTTCTTTCTTTATAAAAAATAGTAAGGGACAGCTTACTCCATTCAATAAGGTATCTAAAAACATCCAATTGAATCCAAAAGAATTTGCTGTGGCGCAATGGACATTTGACCATAACCAACCCGCAGGATGGTCAACAAGTACATTGAGTGGGTCCAAAAGCCTGTATGTACCGATGAAAGGACCCCAAGAAATGATTGGCGTCCTTGTGTTTATGCCTGCATCTACCAAATTTCTTTTATTAGAAGAAGAAAATTTTCTTCATGCTGTGGCCCGGCAGCTTGCGGTATCTATTGAGCGAGAAACTTTTGAAGAACAGGCGCGGCGAACTCAAAAATTAGAAGAGTCAGAATTGCTCTATCAAACTATTCTTAATACCGTGTCACATGAAGTGAAGACTCCGCTTACGACACTTGTTGGATCAGTTGAGGCATTGCGAAATAAAAAAACCTCGTCTACAAAAGAAAAGCAAGAGAGGTTAATGGATGATCTTGAAGAGGCATCAGGGCGACTGACGCGTGTTGTTGAAAACCTTTTGAATATGTCTCGCTTAAGTGCAGGGCAATTATCGCTCCGAATCGACACGCAAGACCCCAATGATCTTGTGCGCAGTGCTATTAAGAGGGAGAAGAAAGCGTTGAGTCATCACCAATTACACTTGCAATTAGATGAATCGATTCCGATGGTCGATATTGATTATGGTTTAATGGAGCATGCATTTGAAAACATATTGCAGAATGCAATTACGTATTCACCCAAAGGGACAAAAATAACAGTATCTACTCGTTCAGAAGAAAACAAAGTGATAATCTGTGTGTCCGATGAAGGGCCTGGAATACCTGAAGAACATATCGATCATATTTTTGATAAATTTTTCAGAATTCCGGGGTCCATTCCAGGTGGAACAGGTTTAGGTTTGTCCGTCGTCAAAGGAATTGTAAATGCCAATGGAGGATATGTTCATATTCATAATAGGCTTGAGGGAGGAATCAGTGTTCAAATGGTTCTTCCCGCTCATGAGATCTTAGAACAACAGGTAGAGGTGTCTTGA
- the kdpA gene encoding potassium-transporting ATPase subunit KdpA produces the protein MNYFFGIQIVVYIALLTFLAPLLGKYFARVYQGKATILTPLLGGAEKLSYKLSGIDASKEMTAFQYGMAVVVFNALGFAVLFVLLISQSHLPLNPQGLPNVSWPLAFNTAISFVTNTNWQAYSGEASLSYFVQMVGLTVQNFLSAATGMAVLVALSRGISRSSMTTIGNFWSDLVKSIIYILFPLSLVWAVVLMSQGVVQTFTPYVEAISLEGMRQLIPLGPVASQIAIKQLGTNGGGFFGVNSAHPFENPTPFSNFVELLGILLIPAALVFMYGHLCGARKHARIIYTVMLGIFISALAISLYGELSYNPTLGLQASMEGKEVRFGVENSVLWSVATTAASNGSVNAMHDSLSPLSGGVSMFLILLGEIIFGGVGVGMCGMIFFVILTVFLAGLMVGRTPEYLGKKIEKREIQMVIFAIIGPSAVILLGTGFSAVFPNALQSLSNQGPHGLSELLYAFASAAGNNGSAFAGLNANTTFFNICLGLTMLVGRFIIIIPALIIGGSLVQKKVIPSSAGTFSTENGTFSVLLVSVIIILGALTFFPTLCLGPIVEHLLMLSGRSF, from the coding sequence ATGAATTATTTTTTTGGAATTCAAATTGTTGTGTACATCGCACTCCTTACGTTTCTAGCGCCTCTGTTGGGGAAATACTTTGCAAGGGTTTATCAGGGCAAAGCAACAATACTTACACCTTTATTGGGGGGGGCGGAAAAACTGTCTTACAAGCTTTCTGGGATTGATGCATCAAAAGAAATGACGGCATTTCAATACGGTATGGCCGTTGTGGTTTTCAATGCCTTGGGATTTGCCGTGTTGTTTGTTTTACTAATTTCCCAAAGTCACTTGCCACTCAATCCGCAAGGTCTTCCAAATGTGTCTTGGCCGTTGGCTTTCAATACGGCGATTTCGTTTGTAACAAATACCAATTGGCAAGCTTATTCTGGGGAAGCTAGCCTAAGTTACTTTGTTCAAATGGTGGGGCTGACTGTGCAAAACTTTCTGAGTGCCGCAACAGGTATGGCTGTTCTTGTAGCCTTGAGTCGAGGTATTTCACGTTCATCCATGACTACTATTGGTAACTTTTGGTCGGACTTGGTCAAGTCGATCATTTATATTTTATTTCCTCTTTCTTTGGTATGGGCCGTGGTTTTGATGAGCCAAGGAGTTGTTCAGACCTTTACTCCTTATGTTGAGGCGATTTCCTTAGAAGGTATGAGGCAATTGATTCCTTTGGGGCCGGTAGCATCCCAAATTGCCATTAAACAATTGGGTACAAATGGAGGAGGATTTTTTGGTGTTAACAGTGCACATCCATTTGAAAACCCAACACCGTTTTCAAATTTTGTTGAGTTGCTTGGGATTCTCTTGATCCCGGCTGCGCTTGTGTTTATGTATGGACATCTTTGCGGAGCCAGAAAACATGCGCGAATTATTTATACTGTGATGTTGGGAATTTTTATTTCAGCTCTTGCGATCTCCTTATATGGTGAATTGTCCTATAATCCGACGCTTGGTCTTCAGGCTTCGATGGAAGGGAAAGAAGTTCGTTTCGGTGTTGAAAACAGTGTACTTTGGTCTGTTGCGACCACAGCAGCCTCAAACGGCTCGGTAAATGCCATGCATGACAGCTTATCCCCTCTGTCCGGTGGAGTGAGCATGTTTTTGATCTTATTAGGAGAGATTATCTTTGGTGGTGTAGGAGTTGGCATGTGTGGAATGATTTTTTTTGTGATTTTAACCGTTTTCTTGGCGGGACTTATGGTTGGACGTACACCGGAGTACTTAGGGAAAAAGATTGAAAAACGAGAGATTCAAATGGTGATTTTCGCTATCATCGGCCCAAGCGCGGTGATTCTTCTTGGTACGGGTTTTTCTGCCGTCTTCCCAAATGCATTGCAGAGCTTAAGTAACCAAGGCCCTCATGGTCTTTCGGAATTGTTGTATGCCTTTGCCTCTGCTGCTGGAAACAATGGAAGTGCGTTTGCAGGTCTTAATGCCAACACAACATTTTTCAATATTTGTTTGGGGCTTACGATGTTGGTAGGTCGTTTTATCATTATTATTCCTGCACTGATCATTGGGGGAAGTTTAGTCCAAAAAAAGGTGATTCCATCTTCTGCTGGAACTTTCTCAACTGAAAATGGAACGTTTTCAGTTTTATTGGTGAGTGTTATTATCATCTTAGGGGCACTAACCTTTTTTCCTACCTTGTGTCTTGGCCCTATTGTGGAACATTTATTAATGCTTAGTGGGAGATCTTTTTAA
- a CDS encoding response regulator transcription factor: MNRVRILIVDDEASIRHLLKEHLESNGFEVKEAKDGKEGLCEAIAFRPELILLDLQMPYVDGLTMLRELRAWSQVPVLILTVKDQDVEKVTLLDAGADDYVTKPFSTPELLARIRVALRHARGNMEGPIFCNGPLEVDLEGHIVKMEGKEIHLTSTEFDVLRILCLNAGKVVTQRCLLRDIWGPNLVEHTQYLRVYIRQLRQKLKWNNDKYGELIATEPNVGYRLRLID, encoded by the coding sequence ATGAACAGAGTCCGAATCTTGATTGTAGACGACGAAGCGAGCATTCGTCATTTGTTAAAAGAACATCTTGAAAGCAATGGGTTTGAAGTGAAGGAGGCAAAAGATGGTAAAGAAGGACTTTGCGAAGCTATCGCATTTCGGCCTGAATTGATTCTTCTTGATCTTCAGATGCCTTACGTAGATGGACTAACCATGCTTCGAGAGCTTCGAGCCTGGAGCCAGGTTCCGGTGTTGATATTGACTGTAAAAGACCAAGATGTTGAAAAAGTTACACTCTTAGATGCGGGTGCAGATGATTATGTGACAAAGCCTTTTAGTACACCTGAACTCTTAGCTCGAATTCGAGTGGCGCTTCGACATGCGCGTGGAAACATGGAAGGACCAATTTTTTGTAATGGACCGCTTGAAGTTGATTTGGAAGGTCATATCGTGAAAATGGAGGGAAAAGAAATACACCTTACCTCTACGGAATTTGATGTGCTTCGCATTCTGTGTTTAAACGCTGGAAAAGTTGTTACACAACGTTGTTTACTAAGAGATATATGGGGTCCAAATTTGGTGGAACATACGCAATACCTTCGAGTGTATATTCGGCAACTTCGGCAAAAACTAAAGTGGAATAATGATAAATACGGTGAGCTCATTGCGACGGAACCAAATGTCGGTTACCGATTGCGATTGATCGATTAA
- the kdpC gene encoding potassium-transporting ATPase subunit KdpC, with translation MMRLFLQCIGLFFWCTFLTGGVYPLLLLGIGNVTFYEKTHGSLVYRDDRIVGSYLIGQSFREKRYFWSRPSSVNYDPSSSGASNLGPTSAMLKTNIKARQETFGTNAPIEFLTASGSGLDPHISLQGAIIQIPRIVRARNLDRQKEEMLRNLVQSKVEAPDFGFLGEERVNVFKLNLALDQLFLGN, from the coding sequence ATGATGAGATTATTTTTGCAATGTATTGGATTGTTCTTTTGGTGTACTTTTTTAACTGGAGGAGTATATCCACTGCTTCTTTTAGGCATTGGAAATGTAACTTTTTACGAAAAGACTCATGGGAGCCTTGTGTACCGAGATGACCGAATCGTGGGTTCTTATTTAATTGGCCAATCTTTTCGTGAGAAGCGGTACTTTTGGTCTCGCCCATCCAGTGTTAATTATGATCCGAGTTCATCTGGAGCCTCCAATTTAGGTCCGACCAGTGCGATGTTAAAAACAAATATTAAGGCTAGACAAGAAACATTCGGAACAAACGCACCCATTGAATTTTTAACGGCTTCAGGAAGTGGTCTAGACCCGCATATCAGCCTGCAGGGGGCTATAATCCAGATTCCACGGATAGTTAGGGCTCGAAATTTGGATCGGCAGAAAGAAGAGATGTTGCGGAACCTTGTCCAAAGTAAGGTGGAAGCCCCGGATTTCGGATTTTTGGGAGAAGAGAGAGTGAATGTTTTTAAATTAAACCTTGCTTTAGATCAGCTTTTTTTGGGAAATTGA